Proteins from a single region of Bactrocera neohumeralis isolate Rockhampton unplaced genomic scaffold, APGP_CSIRO_Bneo_wtdbg2-racon-allhic-juicebox.fasta_v2 cluster10, whole genome shotgun sequence:
- the LOC126765265 gene encoding uncharacterized protein LOC126765265 yields MSHLNGKQNILNALSYKCILDTANDSSSDEEDDDILIKFAIDAALIIANRRSTHLGIPKSSQWVNNVLPRFDSGRMRQMLRIEFFEFNYILSLIKQDPVFQNKNFVPQLPIDLQLKITLFRLGSSGESASIRKIATLFGIGDGGTVTKVTERVITALINLKSTFLCWPSREERRKIVTKTMKELPGCIGYVDGTEIRLAESPSKDHELYFSRKKQYAIKMQVVCDYSLRIRQATIGYRGSVHDAKIFAESAIGKNPQNYFCHREWIAGDSAYPLSQHLITPFRQNSTEQSKEMRDAFNQYFSKYRVRVENCFGKLKEKFCSLKELRFRLTNETNYKNCCRWILACCILHNMLLQFNLDENPSLESQEETDFPQEIYEHDDLRKALSHFVNNKDIII; encoded by the exons atgtctcaTTTAAATGGAAAGCAAAATATATTGAACGCACTCAGCTACAAATGTATACTGGACACCGCTAATGAttcta GCAGTGACGAAGAGGATGACGATATCCTAATAAAATTTGCCATTGATGCAGCGCTTATTATAGCTAATCGGAGAAGTACCCATTTGGGTATACCAAAGTCTTCGCAATGGGTCAATAATGTTCTTCCCAGATTTGATAGTGGCCGCATGCGACAAATGTTGCGCATAGAATTCTTTGAGTTCAACTATATATTATCCTTAATCAAGCAAGACCctgttttccaaaacaaaaattttgttccacAATTACCAATCGATCTTCAACTAAAGATAACACTTTTTCGTCTGGGATCAAGTGGAGAGAGTGCCTCTATTAGAAAGATTGCAACATTGTTCGGAATAGGCGATGGCGGAACAGTTACCAAAGTGACAGAGCGGGTTATTACCGcattgattaatttaaaatctaCATTTTTATGTTGGCCATCTAGAGAAGAAAGGCGAAAGATTGtcacaaaaacaatgaaagagCTTCCAGGATGTATTGGCTATGTTGACGGTACTGAAATCAGATTAGCAGAGTCGCCTTCAAAAGATCACGAACTATACTTCTCTCGCAAAAAACAGTATGCCATAAAAATGCAAGTAGTATGTGACTATTCACTAAGAATTAGACAAGCGACAATAGGATACCGAGGAAGCGTGCATGATGCTAAAATTTTTGCCGAATCTGCAATAGGTAAAAACCCACAAAATTATTTCTGTCATCGGGAATGGATTGCTGGCGATTCGGCATATCCGCTAAGCCAACATCTTATTACACCTTTTCGACAAAACAGTACTGAGCAGTCAAAAGAAATGAGAGATGCATTCAATCAATATTTCTCTAAATATAGAGTACGTGTAGAAAATTGTTTtgggaaattaaaagaaaaattttgcagtttaaAAGAACTACGGTTCCGATTAACGAACGaaactaattataaaaattgttgtagaTGGATTTTGGCATGTTGTATCCTTCACAACATGCTGCTACAATTTAACTTAGACGAAAATCCTAGTTTAGAAAGCCAAGAAGAAACAGACTTCCCACAAGAAATTTATGAACACGACGACCTAAGAAAAGCTCTATCAcattttgtaaacaataaagatataattatttaa
- the LOC126765343 gene encoding uncharacterized protein LOC126765343 → MESNTEIQKVVHKRVRKAPYRKWTDNENESLINFLRDNSPLEKPTAQHYYKRFLNRTGSDLHWTLVRCKVKNLRLQYTKAKSWQNTTGNGTMDNCDTTKNAIVRMCVRYDDLEDIFGYRELTSNCLVLDTEYIACTGSPEVATSSDIIVEEIVALPEPLVTPSTSKAVRKGIYSRTALSDVLDVHSSLFDAKKDRIEKELKMRENELMLKEQQLLFDKEKFEK, encoded by the exons ATGGAAAGCAACACAGAAATACAGAAG GTTGTACATAAGCGTGTTCGAAAGGCTCCCTACAGAAAgtggaccgacaacgaaaatgAAAGTTTAATCAACTTTTTGAGGGACAATAGCCCACTAGAGAAACCAACGGCCCaacattattataaaagatttttaaaccGAACTGGCAGCGACTTGCATTGGACTCTGGTGCGTTGCAAGGTAAAAAACTTAAGATTGCAGTACACCAAGGCCAAGTCCTGGCAAAATACAACGGGAAATGGCACCATGGATAATTGTGACACTACCAAAA ACGCGATTGTAAGGATGTGTGTCCGGTACGATGACTTAGAAGACATTTTTGGCTATAGGGAGCTCACTTCAAACTGCCTTGTATTGGATACCGAGTACATTGCATGTACTGGTTCACCAGAAGTTGCCACGTCCTCTGATATAATCGTCGAGGAAATCGTGGCATTACCCGAGCCTCTGGTCACCCCTTCTACGTCAAAGGCTGTCCGAAAGGGTATATATTCGCGTACAGCCCTATCAGACGTTCTCGATGTACACTCCAGCTTATTTGATGCAAAAAAAGACAGAATCGAGAAGGAATTAAAGATGAGGGAAAATGAATTAATGCTAAAAGAGCAACAATTGTTGtttgataaagaaaaatttgaaaaatag